The proteins below come from a single Gammaproteobacteria bacterium CG11_big_fil_rev_8_21_14_0_20_46_22 genomic window:
- a CDS encoding ATP-dependent Clp protease adapter ClpS, with product MTQSRQRQFEVECGILLAEAPQTKPPKMYQIVLFNDDFTPMDFVVEVLRIFFFKTKPKAEEIMLKIHTTGKAVCGIYTKNVAEMKISQVRRYARDHEHPLRCEMQPLDG from the coding sequence ATGACTCAGAGCAGGCAGCGACAGTTTGAGGTGGAGTGCGGTATATTGCTTGCCGAAGCGCCTCAAACCAAGCCACCGAAAATGTATCAAATCGTTCTATTTAATGATGATTTCACGCCCATGGATTTCGTGGTCGAGGTCCTGCGTATTTTCTTTTTTAAGACGAAACCTAAAGCGGAAGAGATCATGCTGAAAATTCACACAACCGGTAAAGCGGTGTGTGGAATCTATACAAAGAATGTCGCTGAAATGAAAATCTCGCAAGTACGACGCTATGCGCGAGATCATGAGCACCCATTGCGCTGCGAAATGCAGCCTTTGGACGGTTAA
- a CDS encoding NAD-dependent malic enzyme, with the protein MSRQTISAANSITLRMSWDDNQCNLSEVSHVVEALGAQIVGIDVSGVQDGRLLRDITIFTSNPKQSQDVQEALAAMPAVEVFHVSDRTFLMHLGGKLEMRSKVALKTRDDLSMAYTPGVARVCMAIHEDPSKVFNLTIKRNMVAVITDGTAVLGLGDIGPEASLPVMEGKAVLFKQFAGVDAFPIALNTKDTDEIVDTVLRIAPVFGGINLEDISAPRCFEVERRLQDALDIPVFHDDQHGTAVVLAAAMINALKLVNKRFEDLKVVVLGVGAAGVACSNILLDLGVKNVIGCDRQGALYDGREGMNEVKVDYAKRTNPNKEQGDIHKVIKGADVFIGLSGPDMMTVDDVKSMNQDAIVFAMSNPTPEIMPEEIQGIAKIIATGRSDYPNQINNVLCFPGLFRGALDCMAKEVNEAMKLAAAYAIAGVIDDKNLHPDYIIPSVFDKAVVSAVSEAVIKAAHETGVARKG; encoded by the coding sequence ATGTCGCGCCAAACCATTTCCGCTGCCAACAGTATCACGCTTCGCATGAGCTGGGATGATAACCAGTGCAATTTGAGTGAAGTCAGCCATGTGGTGGAAGCTTTGGGCGCTCAGATTGTGGGCATTGACGTTTCGGGTGTGCAAGATGGCCGCTTGTTGCGCGATATTACAATTTTCACTTCAAACCCTAAGCAATCACAAGATGTACAAGAAGCGTTGGCGGCGATGCCAGCTGTTGAAGTGTTTCATGTGTCGGACCGTACCTTTTTGATGCACTTGGGCGGTAAGCTGGAAATGCGTTCCAAGGTCGCATTGAAGACACGCGATGACTTGTCCATGGCGTACACCCCGGGCGTGGCGCGGGTCTGCATGGCGATTCATGAAGATCCCAGCAAAGTATTTAACCTAACCATTAAGCGTAACATGGTGGCGGTGATCACCGATGGTACCGCGGTGTTGGGTTTGGGCGATATTGGCCCTGAAGCCTCATTGCCGGTGATGGAGGGTAAGGCGGTATTGTTTAAGCAGTTTGCGGGCGTGGATGCTTTTCCCATTGCCTTAAACACAAAAGACACGGATGAAATTGTTGATACAGTATTGCGTATTGCGCCGGTGTTTGGTGGGATTAACTTGGAGGATATCTCTGCCCCACGTTGCTTTGAGGTTGAGCGTCGCTTGCAAGATGCGCTCGATATTCCGGTGTTTCATGATGATCAACATGGCACGGCTGTGGTGTTGGCAGCAGCGATGATCAATGCCTTAAAACTCGTGAACAAACGCTTCGAAGACTTGAAGGTGGTGGTGCTCGGCGTGGGTGCGGCTGGTGTAGCCTGTAGCAATATTTTATTAGACCTTGGGGTAAAAAACGTCATCGGCTGTGATCGCCAGGGTGCGCTGTATGATGGCCGTGAAGGGATGAACGAGGTAAAAGTCGATTACGCTAAACGCACAAATCCGAACAAAGAACAGGGTGACATTCATAAGGTGATAAAAGGCGCGGATGTCTTTATTGGCTTGTCCGGCCCGGATATGATGACGGTGGATGATGTGAAGTCGATGAATCAGGATGCTATCGTGTTTGCCATGTCTAATCCCACGCCTGAAATTATGCCTGAAGAGATTCAAGGTATTGCCAAAATTATTGCCACGGGTCGAAGCGATTACCCTAACCAAATTAATAACGTGCTGTGTTTTCCTGGTCTTTTTCGGGGTGCACTCGATTGCATGGCCAAAGAAGTCAATGAGGCCATGAAGCTGGCGGCAGCGTATGCAATTGCTGGCGTCATAGATGACAAGAACTTGCATCCAGACTATATTATCCCGAGTGTCTTTGATAAAGCGGTGGTGTCAGCCGTTTCAGAGGCAGTAATCAAGGCTGCTCACGAAACCGGTGTGGCTCGTAAAGGATAA
- a CDS encoding excinuclease ABC subunit B (The UvrABC repair system catalyzes the recognition and processing of DNA lesions. The beta-hairpin of the Uvr-B subunit is inserted between the strands, where it probes for the presence of a lesion) — protein sequence MKAKPFHAVSKFQPAGDQPSAINALLQGIQDGEMYQTLLGVTGSGKTFTMAKVIEACQRPALIMAPNKTLAAQLYGEMKSFFPDNAVEYFVSYYDYYQPEAYVPSSDTFIQKDASINEHIEQMRLSATKAILERRDTIIVATVSAIYGLGDPQAYLSMVMHLRRGDFSDQRFILRRLAELQYVRNTVEFSRGTYRVNGDVIDIFPAENDHEAIRVELFGDEIDSISSFDPLTGRVIQKLPRVTIFPKTHYVTPRERILNMIEDVKDELKDRLAYFRENQKLVEEQRLRERTLYDIEMMLELGYCSGIENYSRYLSGTAPGEPPPTLFDYLPSDALLFIDESHVTVPQIGGMFKGDRSRKETLVQYGFRLPSALDNRPLKFEEFEKRSPQTVFVSATPSVYEREHCQEMVEQVVRPTGLIDPTVEVRPVGSQVDDLLSEIKLRADKNERVLVTTLTKKMSEDLTTYYLEQGVRVRYLHSDIDTVERVEILRDLRLGKFDVLVGINLLREGLDLPEVSLVAILDADKEGFLRSDRSLIQTIGRAARNVHGKAILYADKITGSMRRALDETDRRREKQQAYNEAHGITPKSVIKAVHDVMEAKAEALKKEGLLNDGEVLSASELADKIKHLEEQMYQHAENLEFEQAASLRDEVDYLKEQLKVI from the coding sequence ATGAAGGCCAAGCCTTTTCACGCCGTGTCCAAGTTTCAGCCGGCTGGCGATCAGCCTAGCGCGATCAATGCGCTTTTGCAAGGTATCCAAGACGGTGAAATGTACCAAACGCTTTTGGGTGTCACCGGCTCCGGTAAAACATTTACCATGGCGAAAGTCATCGAGGCGTGTCAGCGTCCGGCGCTTATTATGGCGCCGAATAAAACTTTGGCGGCACAACTCTATGGCGAAATGAAATCGTTTTTCCCCGATAACGCTGTGGAGTATTTTGTTTCTTACTATGATTATTACCAACCTGAAGCGTATGTGCCATCAAGTGATACGTTTATCCAAAAAGATGCCTCGATCAATGAACACATTGAGCAGATGCGCCTGTCCGCAACGAAGGCGATCCTAGAGCGGCGCGATACGATTATCGTAGCTACGGTGTCAGCAATTTATGGTTTGGGCGATCCGCAGGCGTATTTGAGCATGGTGATGCATTTGCGTCGCGGTGATTTCAGCGATCAGCGTTTTATTTTGCGACGGCTTGCAGAGCTGCAATATGTGCGAAACACCGTGGAATTTTCGCGCGGTACCTATCGTGTGAACGGTGATGTCATCGATATCTTTCCAGCTGAGAATGATCATGAGGCGATACGGGTCGAGTTGTTTGGCGATGAAATTGATTCGATCAGCAGTTTTGATCCACTCACTGGTCGCGTGATTCAAAAACTGCCACGCGTGACGATTTTCCCGAAAACGCATTACGTCACACCTCGTGAGCGTATTTTGAACATGATCGAAGATGTGAAAGACGAGCTTAAAGATCGTTTGGCGTATTTTCGTGAAAACCAAAAATTGGTGGAAGAGCAGCGCCTGCGTGAGCGCACCCTGTATGATATCGAAATGATGTTAGAGCTCGGGTATTGCTCAGGCATTGAAAACTATTCGCGGTATTTGTCGGGCACCGCGCCGGGTGAGCCGCCACCGACCTTGTTTGATTATTTGCCCAGCGATGCGCTGTTATTCATTGATGAGTCGCATGTGACCGTGCCGCAAATTGGCGGGATGTTTAAAGGCGACCGTTCCCGCAAAGAAACCTTGGTGCAATACGGTTTTCGCTTGCCTTCGGCCCTGGATAATCGACCCTTGAAGTTTGAAGAATTTGAAAAACGCTCGCCACAAACAGTCTTTGTGTCGGCCACGCCTAGCGTTTATGAGCGTGAACACTGCCAGGAGATGGTCGAGCAAGTGGTTCGCCCAACGGGTTTGATTGATCCTACGGTTGAAGTACGTCCGGTAGGGTCACAAGTGGATGATCTTTTGTCTGAAATCAAATTGCGAGCCGATAAAAACGAGCGGGTGCTCGTGACCACGCTCACCAAAAAAATGTCGGAAGATTTAACCACGTATTACTTAGAGCAGGGGGTGCGTGTGCGTTACCTGCATTCGGATATCGACACGGTTGAGCGCGTTGAGATTTTGCGCGACCTGCGTTTGGGTAAATTTGACGTCTTGGTCGGTATTAACTTATTGCGCGAGGGGCTGGACTTGCCCGAAGTCTCCTTGGTGGCCATTTTAGATGCCGACAAAGAGGGCTTTCTGCGCTCTGATCGCTCATTGATTCAAACCATAGGACGAGCTGCGCGTAATGTGCACGGCAAAGCGATTTTATATGCCGATAAAATCACAGGCTCCATGCGCCGAGCGCTGGATGAGACCGATCGCCGCCGTGAAAAACAACAAGCCTATAACGAAGCGCATGGCATTACCCCGAAAAGCGTGATCAAAGCCGTGCATGATGTGATGGAGGCCAAAGCTGAAGCCTTGAAGAAAGAAGGCTTATTAAACGATGGTGAAGTGTTGTCAGCGAGCGAATTGGCCGATAAGATAAAACACTTGGAAGAACAAATGTATCAACACGCCGAAAATCTCGAGTTTGAACAAGCGGCTAGTTTGCGCGATGAGGTTGATTATTTAAAAGAGCAATTAAAGGTAATTTAG
- a CDS encoding aspartate aminotransferase (catalyzes the formation of oxalozcetate and L-glutamate from L-aspartate and 2-oxoglutarate): MQLSDRATSLKPSATIATAAKARELKAQGIDIISLSIGEPDFSTPEHICHAAIAAVKNEKWHHYPPVDGLAELKQAVQAKFKRENQLDYTLDEILVSAGAKHSIFNALQAVINPSDEVIIPAPYWVSYPDMTQLAGGVPVIIESGLTSGFKITAEQLQKAITPKTRAFFINSPSNPTGSAYTHEELAELGGVLLEHPDIIVISDDIYEHIYWANEPFCNILNACPALKDRTLIINGASKAYAMTGWRIGYMAGPAEIIKEAKKIQSQSTSGICTIAQAAAVAALNGDQTCLAVMREAFKARHDLVTRRINTIDGLSCRPAEGAFYCFFDASDLITQLNLENDLALCDFLIAEARVALVPGTAFGLKNHVRLSYAASEDTLNEAIDRIESAIDNHLKK; encoded by the coding sequence ATGCAACTTTCTGATCGCGCCACCTCACTCAAACCCTCGGCCACCATCGCCACTGCCGCCAAAGCCCGCGAGCTCAAAGCCCAAGGTATCGACATCATCAGCCTGAGTATCGGTGAGCCTGATTTTTCGACACCTGAGCATATTTGTCATGCCGCCATCGCCGCGGTCAAGAATGAAAAGTGGCACCATTACCCGCCCGTTGATGGCCTAGCCGAGCTCAAACAAGCCGTGCAAGCCAAGTTCAAACGAGAAAATCAACTGGACTATACACTAGACGAAATTCTGGTGTCAGCCGGCGCAAAACATTCTATTTTCAATGCGTTACAGGCAGTAATCAATCCTTCTGATGAAGTTATCATTCCAGCGCCCTACTGGGTTTCTTACCCCGATATGACACAACTGGCCGGCGGCGTGCCGGTGATTATCGAGTCCGGCTTGACCAGCGGTTTTAAAATCACTGCCGAACAACTGCAAAAAGCCATCACCCCCAAAACCCGCGCCTTTTTCATCAACAGCCCATCCAACCCCACTGGCAGTGCCTACACACACGAAGAGCTGGCTGAACTGGGCGGCGTGTTACTCGAACACCCCGACATCATCGTTATCAGCGACGATATTTACGAACACATTTACTGGGCCAACGAACCTTTTTGCAATATCCTCAATGCCTGCCCTGCACTCAAAGATCGCACACTGATTATTAACGGTGCTTCTAAAGCCTATGCCATGACTGGCTGGCGCATTGGTTATATGGCAGGCCCTGCAGAAATCATTAAAGAAGCTAAAAAAATCCAGTCTCAATCCACTTCGGGTATTTGTACCATTGCGCAAGCCGCAGCGGTCGCCGCCCTAAACGGTGATCAAACTTGCCTTGCCGTCATGCGAGAAGCCTTTAAGGCCCGCCACGATTTAGTGACACGACGCATCAACACGATCGACGGCCTATCTTGCCGCCCCGCTGAAGGCGCGTTCTATTGCTTCTTTGATGCCAGTGATTTGATCACGCAATTAAACTTGGAAAACGACTTAGCACTCTGTGACTTTCTCATCGCCGAAGCCCGCGTGGCCTTGGTGCCGGGTACAGCTTTCGGTTTAAAAAACCATGTGCGCTTGTCTTATGCTGCGAGCGAGGACACGCTCAACGAGGCCATTGACCGCATAGAATCGGCGATTGATAACCACCTGAAAAAATAG
- the grxD gene encoding monothiol glutaredoxin, Grx4 family, whose product MDTLQTIEKQIKDNAIILYMKGSPEMPQCGFSARAVQLLSACGAEFAYVDILSNPDIRKTLPHYANWPTFPQLYINGELIGGSDIMMEMYQAGELQTAVDQAK is encoded by the coding sequence ATGGATACCCTTCAAACCATCGAAAAACAAATCAAAGACAACGCGATTATTCTTTACATGAAAGGCAGCCCTGAAATGCCACAATGCGGTTTTTCCGCGCGTGCAGTTCAGTTGCTCTCAGCCTGTGGCGCCGAATTTGCCTATGTCGATATCTTGAGCAACCCAGATATTCGAAAAACATTACCGCACTATGCTAATTGGCCGACCTTTCCGCAGCTCTACATCAACGGTGAGCTTATCGGTGGTAGTGATATCATGATGGAAATGTACCAAGCTGGCGAATTACAAACGGCTGTTGACCAAGCCAAATAA
- a CDS encoding alkyl hydroperoxide reductase, whose translation MSILVGRQAPDFTTAAVMGNGEIVEGFNFAQHTKGKYALIVFYPLDFTFVCPSELIALDHRMEEFKARGVEVIAVSIDSHFTHNAWRNTPIDKGGIGPVRYTMAADMNHAICQAYGVETPDGNVAFRGTFMIDKNGVVRSEIVNDLPIGRNMDELLRLFDAIDHFEQHGEVCPAGWNKGQKGMGASPAGVASYLAEESAKL comes from the coding sequence ATGAGCATCTTAGTTGGACGTCAAGCCCCTGATTTCACCACGGCTGCCGTAATGGGCAACGGCGAAATTGTGGAGGGTTTTAACTTTGCACAACACACGAAAGGCAAATATGCACTGATCGTGTTTTACCCTTTGGACTTTACATTTGTGTGTCCGTCAGAATTGATTGCACTGGATCACCGCATGGAAGAATTTAAAGCGCGCGGCGTGGAAGTGATTGCCGTGTCGATTGACTCGCATTTCACACACAACGCATGGCGCAACACACCGATCGACAAAGGCGGTATTGGCCCTGTTCGCTACACGATGGCAGCGGATATGAACCACGCGATTTGCCAAGCCTATGGTGTAGAAACACCCGATGGTAATGTGGCCTTTCGCGGCACATTCATGATCGATAAAAACGGTGTGGTTCGTTCTGAAATCGTCAATGATTTGCCCATTGGCCGAAATATGGACGAGTTACTGCGCTTGTTTGATGCGATTGATCACTTCGAACAACACGGCGAAGTTTGCCCAGCCGGCTGGAACAAAGGCCAAAAAGGCATGGGCGCTTCACCTGCCGGTGTGGCGAGCTATTTAGCCGAAGAAAGCGCTAAGCTTTAA
- a CDS encoding cell division protein FtsZ, with product MSQKFQLVDSVPQSAVIKVIGVGGGGGNAVQHMVSQNIEGVDFIAANTDSQALKASHAKTVLQLGGEITKGLGAGANPEVGRQAAQEDEERIKEVLNGADMVFITAGMGGGTGTGAAPIVAKVAKDLGILTVAIVTKPFSFEGKMRAGVADQGIKALAEHVDSLITIPNNKLLSVLGKSVSLLDAFKAANNVLLGAVQGIAELITRPGLINVDFADVRTVMAEMGMAMMGTGTGYGEHRAKDAAEAAISSPLLEDVNLSGAKGILVNITAGLDMSIGEFEEVGDVVKNFVTESATVVVGTVIDPELTDEMRVTIVVTGLSDAGQRARLRVSVDEPIEVAAKHTKSDGSLDYENLDKPTVIRREAPKPVEEPVSQDVDYLDIPAFLRRKKKENA from the coding sequence ATGTCGCAAAAGTTCCAGCTCGTCGATAGTGTGCCACAAAGTGCTGTGATCAAGGTCATTGGAGTCGGCGGCGGTGGTGGTAATGCCGTGCAGCACATGGTGAGTCAGAATATTGAAGGTGTGGATTTCATCGCGGCGAACACTGATTCCCAGGCCCTTAAAGCCTCTCATGCAAAAACAGTGTTACAACTTGGTGGCGAAATCACCAAAGGTTTGGGCGCAGGCGCTAACCCTGAGGTTGGTCGCCAGGCTGCCCAAGAAGATGAAGAGCGCATCAAAGAAGTGCTTAACGGTGCCGACATGGTCTTTATCACAGCCGGTATGGGCGGTGGTACGGGTACCGGTGCCGCGCCAATTGTCGCAAAGGTGGCGAAAGATTTAGGCATTCTTACTGTGGCTATTGTGACTAAGCCATTTTCCTTTGAAGGTAAAATGCGAGCGGGCGTGGCTGATCAAGGCATTAAGGCGCTGGCTGAACATGTCGACTCCCTCATTACAATCCCGAACAACAAATTGTTGTCTGTGTTGGGTAAATCTGTTTCTTTGCTTGATGCGTTTAAAGCAGCCAATAATGTGTTGCTTGGTGCGGTGCAAGGTATTGCCGAGTTGATTACACGTCCAGGGTTGATTAACGTCGACTTTGCTGACGTGCGCACTGTCATGGCTGAAATGGGCATGGCAATGATGGGCACAGGCACAGGTTACGGCGAGCATCGCGCGAAAGATGCAGCTGAAGCAGCGATTTCAAGCCCATTATTGGAAGATGTGAATTTAAGCGGGGCCAAAGGTATTTTGGTGAACATCACCGCAGGGCTTGATATGTCGATTGGTGAATTTGAAGAAGTCGGCGATGTTGTTAAGAATTTTGTCACCGAGTCTGCGACGGTGGTCGTGGGTACTGTGATCGATCCAGAATTGACTGATGAAATGCGTGTGACGATTGTGGTCACAGGCTTGAGCGATGCCGGTCAGCGCGCACGCTTACGTGTGTCGGTGGATGAGCCGATTGAAGTCGCGGCTAAACATACGAAATCTGATGGCAGCTTGGATTATGAAAATCTCGATAAGCCCACGGTGATTCGTCGTGAAGCGCCTAAACCGGTGGAAGAGCCAGTATCTCAAGACGTGGACTATTTGGATATTCCTGCTTTCTTGCGTCGCAAAAAGAAAGAAAACGCTTAG
- the ftsA gene encoding cell division protein FtsA, giving the protein MAKKQAERDYIVGIDIGTSKIVAIVGEVGKNNKVHILGIGSHPSKGLKRGVVVNIETTIQSIQHAVEEAELMAGCQITSAYTGIAGSHIRSFNSHGIVAIRGNEVTQADVDRVIDAARAVAIPADQKILHILPQEFIIDNQDCIREPVGMSGVRLEAKVHIVTGAVSAAQNIIKCVERCDLQVNDVILEQLASSYAVLSEDEKELGVCMIDIGGGTTDIAVFTEGAIRHTAVIPIAGDQVTNDVAIALRTPTHHAEKIKIDHACCLLEEASDEENIEVPSVGSRKPRMVSQKVLADICEPRYEELFMLVKAELRRSGFDALIPSGLVMTGGASQIKGGIELAERVFQVPVRLGVPEQVTGLVDVVKNSIYATSVGLLLYGHQQRFDPSVATIRGGKTSLWKRMRGWFQGNF; this is encoded by the coding sequence ATGGCAAAGAAACAGGCTGAACGTGATTATATTGTCGGTATCGATATCGGTACGTCGAAGATTGTCGCGATTGTGGGTGAAGTGGGCAAAAACAATAAGGTCCACATTTTGGGTATTGGTTCCCACCCGTCAAAAGGCTTGAAGCGCGGTGTGGTGGTTAACATTGAAACCACGATTCAGTCCATTCAACATGCCGTCGAAGAAGCCGAGCTTATGGCCGGTTGCCAAATTACGTCGGCTTATACCGGTATTGCCGGCAGTCATATTCGAAGTTTTAATTCACACGGTATTGTTGCGATTCGTGGCAATGAAGTCACACAAGCTGATGTTGATCGTGTGATCGATGCAGCACGTGCGGTGGCCATTCCTGCGGATCAAAAAATTCTGCACATTTTGCCCCAAGAGTTCATTATCGATAACCAAGATTGTATTCGCGAACCGGTGGGTATGTCCGGTGTTCGACTAGAAGCGAAGGTGCATATTGTGACGGGTGCTGTCAGTGCCGCACAAAATATTATTAAATGCGTAGAGCGTTGCGATTTGCAAGTGAACGATGTGATTTTAGAGCAGTTGGCATCAAGCTATGCGGTCTTGAGCGAAGATGAAAAAGAACTTGGTGTCTGCATGATAGACATCGGCGGCGGCACGACCGATATTGCCGTGTTCACTGAAGGCGCGATTCGCCACACGGCTGTCATTCCAATCGCAGGTGATCAGGTCACGAATGACGTGGCCATTGCGCTGCGTACGCCCACGCATCATGCTGAGAAAATTAAAATTGATCATGCCTGCTGTTTGCTGGAAGAGGCCAGCGATGAAGAAAACATCGAAGTGCCGTCTGTGGGCAGCCGTAAACCCCGTATGGTGTCGCAAAAGGTCTTGGCCGATATCTGCGAGCCGCGTTATGAAGAATTATTCATGCTGGTTAAAGCTGAGCTTCGCCGAAGCGGCTTCGATGCCTTAATTCCTTCAGGTTTGGTGATGACGGGCGGTGCCTCTCAAATTAAGGGCGGTATTGAATTGGCTGAGCGTGTTTTCCAAGTGCCTGTGCGTTTAGGCGTGCCGGAGCAAGTCACGGGATTGGTGGATGTGGTCAAAAATTCCATTTATGCCACCAGCGTGGGGCTTTTACTTTACGGGCACCAGCAACGCTTTGATCCTAGCGTTGCGACTATCCGTGGCGGTAAAACTTCGCTATGGAAACGCATGCGTGGTTGGTTTCAGGGTAATTTTTAA
- a CDS encoding D-alanine--D-alanine ligase, with protein sequence MGGTSTEREISLSSGQGVLQALLDAGVDAHKLDVGQDSIDELKAGQFDRAFVILHGRDGEDGKIQAVLETLGIPYTGSGIAASALAMDKYRTKLIAQGAGFKTPRFLFWQKGMTLSALDDFHFPLAVKPVHEGSSFGVSRVNAIEELEAAIEKASSYHDDVLIEEWIIGGEYTVPIIAGRALPSIKISTPNREFYDLTAKYTVCGTVYECPNDLTADEEAFLGRLSLEIFELLGCRHWGRVDFMRDKQGEFYLIELNTVPGMTPTSLPIKSAKTVGMTYQDLVLDILACTLTQ encoded by the coding sequence ATGGGCGGTACCAGCACGGAGCGCGAGATTTCTTTATCCAGTGGGCAAGGGGTTTTGCAAGCTTTGCTCGATGCTGGCGTGGATGCGCATAAGCTTGATGTCGGCCAAGACAGTATTGATGAACTTAAAGCTGGTCAATTCGATCGTGCGTTTGTCATTTTGCACGGCCGCGATGGCGAAGACGGTAAAATTCAAGCTGTGCTTGAAACCTTGGGTATTCCGTATACCGGTAGTGGTATCGCCGCCAGCGCGTTGGCGATGGATAAATACCGCACGAAGTTGATCGCGCAAGGTGCGGGCTTTAAAACACCGCGCTTTTTGTTTTGGCAAAAGGGTATGACGTTATCCGCACTGGATGATTTTCATTTTCCACTGGCCGTTAAGCCTGTGCACGAAGGTTCCAGTTTTGGTGTTTCACGCGTGAACGCCATTGAAGAACTTGAAGCGGCAATTGAAAAAGCCAGCAGTTATCATGATGATGTGTTGATTGAAGAGTGGATTATCGGTGGAGAGTACACGGTGCCGATTATTGCGGGTCGTGCGCTGCCATCGATTAAAATCAGCACGCCCAATCGAGAGTTTTATGATTTAACGGCGAAGTACACAGTGTGTGGCACCGTTTATGAATGCCCGAATGATTTAACGGCTGACGAAGAAGCTTTTTTGGGTCGCCTAAGTTTAGAGATTTTCGAGCTGTTGGGTTGCCGCCATTGGGGGCGTGTGGATTTCATGCGTGACAAACAAGGTGAGTTTTACTTGATCGAGCTCAATACGGTACCGGGCATGACGCCCACCAGCTTGCCGATTAAGTCCGCCAAAACGGTGGGTATGACGTACCAAGATTTGGTGTTAGACATTTTAGCGTGTACATTGACTCAATAG